A stretch of Lathyrus oleraceus cultivar Zhongwan6 chromosome 6, CAAS_Psat_ZW6_1.0, whole genome shotgun sequence DNA encodes these proteins:
- the LOC127094839 gene encoding uncharacterized protein LOC127094839 — translation MDLIKYIFEKHALTGRVTQWQMALTEYDIQYVPQKVIKGSVLSDYLAHQPMEDYQPMCFDFPDENVMFVIDWGILEPKEGLEPGLRWTTVFDGASNSQGNEIGEIITSPTGFHLPFTARLCFDCTDNMEEYETCIYGLEAAIDLKIKILEFYGDSALVVSQIIGDWEVRDHKLIPYK, via the coding sequence atggatttgatcaagtacatattcgaAAAGCATGCTCTCACGGGAAGAGTCACTCAGTGGCAAATGGCATTAACAGAATATGACATCCAATACGTCCCACAAAAAGTTATCAAGGGTAGTGTATTGTCTGACTACTTGGCTCATCAACCCATGGAAGATTATCAGCCCATGTGctttgacttccctgatgaaaACGTCATGTTCGTCATAGATTGGGGTATTCTAGAACCCAAAGAAGGACTCGAACCAGGATTGCGATGGACGACCGTGTTCGATGGTGCTTCAAATTCTCAAGGAAACGAAATAGGGGAAATCATCACCTCTCCAACTGGTTTTCATCTCCCCTTCACTGCAAGATTATGTTTCGATTGTACCGATAATATGGAGGAGTACGAAACATGCATCTATGGTTTAGAAGCGGCTATTGACCTAAAGATCAAGATCTTAGAATTCTATGGAGATTCTGCATTGGTAGTCAGCCAGATTATAGGAGATTGGGAAGTTCGCGATCACAAGTTGATCCCATACAAATAA